A section of the Streptomyces sp. NBC_01591 genome encodes:
- a CDS encoding MarR family winged helix-turn-helix transcriptional regulator, translating to MPDTTEQPGPQEPSLDEQIAAYQREFRDLDPQVEQVVSALGRLNRRMNVAYGRQLAALGISNAEWEVLKTLVLAGSPYRLGPGELAKRLGLTPAAMTHRIDRMAGEGLVTRDRDENNRVRVIVELTDEGRTKWLEAMRMATDFEEDLLQDLTGDERGGLGDMLIRLLRRVEHAQPDAGGRLTDLD from the coding sequence ATGCCTGACACCACCGAGCAGCCCGGACCACAGGAGCCGAGCCTCGACGAGCAGATCGCCGCCTACCAGCGCGAATTCCGGGACCTGGATCCCCAGGTCGAGCAGGTCGTCTCGGCCCTGGGTCGGCTGAACCGCCGGATGAACGTGGCGTACGGACGCCAGCTCGCCGCCCTCGGCATCAGCAACGCCGAGTGGGAGGTCCTCAAAACCCTGGTCCTGGCCGGCTCCCCGTACCGCCTGGGTCCGGGAGAGCTGGCCAAGCGCCTGGGCCTCACCCCGGCGGCGATGACCCACCGCATCGACCGCATGGCGGGCGAGGGCCTGGTCACCCGCGACCGGGACGAGAACAACCGGGTGCGCGTGATCGTCGAGCTGACCGACGAGGGCCGTACGAAGTGGCTGGAGGCGATGCGCATGGCCACCGACTTCGAGGAGGACCTGCTCCAGGACCTCACGGGTGATGAACGCGGAGGCCTCGGCGACATGCTGATCCGCCTCCTGCGTCGCGTGGAGCACGCCCAGCCGGACGCCGGCGGCCGCCTCACGGACCTGGACTGA